The genome window AATTTCTTCTGAAATTCTCTCCAAATCCTTTTTTCTGCTTTCAATGTGCATTTTTATCTTTTTTTATTCTACTTCTCTTCTTCTATCTTTCTTTAATTTCCCATTTTGCAGGACTCTATCATTATGGAATAGGTAAACTAATAAGACTTGCGATTCTATTGTAATAAGCTTTTAGCGCCTTGCGAAACATCTCAAAACAACCTGCCAGACAGAGAACAGCTATTACTGTCACAAGAACATACTCCGTCATCGCTTGCCCTTTTTCGTCCGGTAATAAGTTTTTTAAACGCTTTATGGTCATTAATTCCTGCCCTGAGCTTTTACCAAAACAACCGTAATGTTATCAACCCCTCCAGCTTTATTAGCATAGTCTATCATTTCTTCTGCTGCTTTTGAAAGGTTCTCTATATGTTTTTTCATAATATCCTCCATTGTCTTTCTTTCCAGCATACCGCTCAGCCCATCGGAACATATGAGAAAAACATCTCCTGAAACAATATCCTCTTCCTGTAGATCAACCTTAACTTCTCTTTCACTACCCAGAGCCCGTGTAATAACATTTTTCCAGCGATGCTTTTTGGCTTCCTCTTTCGTTATTACATTCTCTTTAAGTTGCTCATTAACCCATGAATGATCCTCTGTAATCTGCTTCAGCCTTTCATTTCTCATTAAATACACCCTGCTGTCGCCTACATGCACAATATACCCTTTTGCCTCAGCAACGGATAACCCTGCTATAGTTGTTCCCATTCCTTTAAGTTTAGGGTTAGAAAATGACATCTCATATATTTTCTTATTAGCAATCCGTACTGCTGCAATGAGCTTATTAGCCTCGGGCGCCAGTTCTGGGTTCATCTCAAATGGCCAGGTAATATCATTGTCTTTGGCTGTGCGTTCAATAAAGGCCTTTATTAATTCAATAGATTTGCGGCTTGCTACATCACCTGCTGCATGCCCGCCCATACCATCAGCTACAAGATAAAGCCTCAGATCATCACCAACCAGAAAGCTATCTTCATTTAGCTTGCGTACTCTGCCTATATCTGATAAGCCGTATGCTCTGAACTTCATCTCTAATTTTACTCCTGTAACTGCCATACTAGTTGATTCTAATACTTTTTCTATGTCTTTGTCAATTTTTTATACCACCTAGCGCTTGAGCTTTCCGTTTGCTGTTTTGTCTAATCGGGCTACACATAGAAATTCTTTTGGAACCTTATATGAAGCTAATCTCTGATAGCAAAATTTGCGCACCTTATTGATATCAAAATCTGTTTTTGCTTTATTTTGCAGAACGATCCTTGCACAGGGAAGCTGCCCATACTGAGGATGGGTAATGCCATACACAAGAGACTCCTTGATGTCCAGATGCTGATTGAGAACTGATTCCACTTCATAGGGAAAGACTTTCATGCCGGCAAAATTAATGATATGTTTTTCTCTGCCAACAAGAAACAGAAAGCCTTCTTTATCAAGTCTAGCTAGATCCCCTGTCTTAAACCAGCCGTTATGCAATACCTGCTTTTTACTTTGCCATGGGGAAAAATATGCATCAAACATTCCTTTTCCTTTAAGATAAACTTCCCCAATCCCCTTAGCATCAGCATTTACTATTTTCACTTCGTAATCTGGTAGAATTTTGCCTACTGATTCCTGCTTCGTTTTATCTTTAGAACAATTGAGAAACGGCAGGCCTACTTCAATAATTCCATACGCTTCAGTCAGTTGGAAACCAAACTTTTTATGAAAATCATTCGCTATATCAACAGGCAGCTTTACTGCTGTACACACAGCCATACGGATACGACTTAACATATGGGAAGAAAGCATATCCGATTTTGTCAGCATATGATAATGGAAAGGGGAAGCGTATATAAATGTCCCTCTGTGGTTTTTTAATTCCTTAAGCAGTAATTCAGGGAATGCACGGCTGCAGAGAATAATTGTTGCTCCACGCCGCAGGAAAAGAAGAATCGTTACTACAAAATGAAAACTCATGGAAAGAACCCATATCACTATATCATTTGAAGTGATATTTAACCCTTTATCTGCAGCATTGGTTCTTTGAATAATGGCTTCATGGGAAATTACTACTCCTTTGCTTACTCCTGTTGTGCCTGATGAAAACCGGATAAAAGCAGGATTTAACGCATAATAATCCGCTGGAACCTGTTTCTGTGTTGCGCGCTGATATAGAAAAAACTTTCTTTCACACACACAATCAGAAAAAATTCGAAGGCTGCCATGTTTGATACACTTTCTTTTATCAGAGAGCAAAGCATTCACATCAATTCTTTCCAGTATATCATCAACTTCATATATGGATAACGACGTAGATACAGGAACAATAACTGCAGGTAAAGACAGTACAGCCAGACTAATAATAATATAATCAATACTGTCTTCACATAGTAATGCTACACGTTGAGCCGGCTGAACTCCATATGACTTTAATTCAGCTGCAGCTTTGTCCACAGCAGAAAACAGCTCACAATAAGAAATCTGTTTATCCCCGTTAATAACAGCAATTTTCTTCTGAAGCTTTTTTGTTTCGCTCTTTATTACATCTACAATATTCATAAGTCATCATCCCATATTTGCAATGGGGTGTCTTCGGTTCCCTCTGGGACAACAGGTG of bacterium contains these proteins:
- a CDS encoding Stp1/IreP family PP2C-type Ser/Thr phosphatase, which encodes MKFRAYGLSDIGRVRKLNEDSFLVGDDLRLYLVADGMGGHAAGDVASRKSIELIKAFIERTAKDNDITWPFEMNPELAPEANKLIAAVRIANKKIYEMSFSNPKLKGMGTTIAGLSVAEAKGYIVHVGDSRVYLMRNERLKQITEDHSWVNEQLKENVITKEEAKKHRWKNVITRALGSEREVKVDLQEEDIVSGDVFLICSDGLSGMLERKTMEDIMKKHIENLSKAAEEMIDYANKAGGVDNITVVLVKAQGRN
- a CDS encoding acyl--CoA ligase yields the protein MNIVDVIKSETKKLQKKIAVINGDKQISYCELFSAVDKAAAELKSYGVQPAQRVALLCEDSIDYIIISLAVLSLPAVIVPVSTSLSIYEVDDILERIDVNALLSDKRKCIKHGSLRIFSDCVCERKFFLYQRATQKQVPADYYALNPAFIRFSSGTTGVSKGVVISHEAIIQRTNAADKGLNITSNDIVIWVLSMSFHFVVTILLFLRRGATIILCSRAFPELLLKELKNHRGTFIYASPFHYHMLTKSDMLSSHMLSRIRMAVCTAVKLPVDIANDFHKKFGFQLTEAYGIIEVGLPFLNCSKDKTKQESVGKILPDYEVKIVNADAKGIGEVYLKGKGMFDAYFSPWQSKKQVLHNGWFKTGDLARLDKEGFLFLVGREKHIINFAGMKVFPYEVESVLNQHLDIKESLVYGITHPQYGQLPCARIVLQNKAKTDFDINKVRKFCYQRLASYKVPKEFLCVARLDKTANGKLKR